A window of the Ogataea parapolymorpha DL-1 chromosome V, whole genome shotgun sequence genome harbors these coding sequences:
- a CDS encoding Anthranilate synthase component 2 codes for MGLAPPLINFYDRLEQNISAGNVAILSEIKRASPSKGVIDETVNAAKQALTYAKAGVATISVLTEPTWFKGNIQDLEVARKAIDSVANRPCILRKEFIFNKYQILEARLAGADTVLLIVKMLELELLKELIAYSRSLGMEPLVEVNNVEEMKVAVAVGAKVIGVNNRNLHDFSVDLSTTVKLNELLPNNGPKTLLLALSGISSPQDVSSYKKHGVFGFLIGEALMRKGDQVGDFIAQLHEAE; via the coding sequence ATGGGACTGGCACCGCCGCTAATCAATTTTTACGATAGATTGGAACAGAACATCAGCGCCGGCAATGTTGCAATTCTCAGCGAAATCAAAAGAGCGTCACCTTCTAAAGGCGTCATAGACGAAACTGTTAACGCCGCCAAACAGGCCCTCACATACGCCAAGGCTGGAGTTGCCACTATTTCTGTGTTGACCGAGCCAACCTGGTTTAAAGGAAATATTCAGGATCTGGAGGTGGCCAGAAAAGCCATTGACTCTGTGGCCAATAGACCGTGTATTTTGCGGAAGGAGTTTATCTTCAACAAGTACCAAATTCTAGAGGCCCGTCTGGCTGGAGCAGACACGGTTCTACTGATTGTCAAGAtgctggagctcgagctgctcaaagagctgatCGCGTACTCCAGAAGCCTCGGAATGGAGCCTCTGGTGGAGGTCAACAACGTGGAGGAAATGAAAGTCGCCGTTGCGGTGGGAGCCAAGGTCATTGGAGTGAACAACAGGAACCTGCACGACTTCAGCGTGGATCTGTCCACTACGGTGAAattgaacgagctgcttcCAAATAACGGACCAAAAACTCTCCTTTTGGCGCTGAGCGGGATTTCGTCGCCGCAGGATGTGTCGAGCTACAAGAAGCACGGCGTGTTTGGATTCCTCATAGGCGAGGCGCTGATGCGCAAGGGCGACCAGGTCGGCGACTTCATCGCCCAGCTCCACGAAGCAGAATAA
- a CDS encoding mitochondrial 54S ribosomal protein YmL41, whose amino-acid sequence MFARFKTVSSGLFERTIVQPQRTIIMGRLRPFAQKKKPTVPREERAKKSKRIVQLVKEAIENDEPHFTVGAKKLYFPSARVTLLRPNAKQTPYQAKFLVPKSFNKLDLRDYLYHLYGLRVLNVTVALTPAKWEYPIGPGFSSRHRVAQKKKMTVDLIDPFVWPEETEFFKNQAEFIEQRDAYREDKLEAVGSDKLKPSKAFEGIIDRHPQPMNFVPKIVERQMRNLKEKATLQDKQLRTEEFISQHIQL is encoded by the coding sequence ATGTTTGCACGATTCAAAACGGTCAGCAGCGGGCTTTTTGAGCGCACTATTGTCCAGCCGCAGCGGACCATAATTATGGGCCGTCTCCGTCCTTTTGCTCAGAAGAAAAAACCGACCGTTCCGAGGGAGGAGCGTGCAAAGAAATCCAAAAGAATCGTCCAATTGGTAAAGGAAGCGAtcgagaacgacgagcCGCATTTCACTGTGGgtgccaaaaaattgtacTTCCCATCAGCAAGGGTTACATTATTACGTCCCAACGCGAAACAGACCCCATACCAGGCCAAATTTCTGGTGCCTAAGtctttcaacaagctggacctAAGAGACTATTTGTACCATTTATACGGCCTGCGAGTGCTGAACGTGACTGTTGCTCTGACGCCCGCAAAATGGGAGTATCCGATTGGTCCAGGGTTCAGTTCTAGACACAGGGTCGcgcaaaagaagaaaatgacCGTGGATCTGATCGACCCGTTTGTGTGGCCGGAAGAGACAGAGTTCTTTAAAAACCAGGCAGAATTCATCGAGCAGAGAGACGCATACAGAGAGGACAAGCTTGAGGCGGTCGGATCGGACAAGCTGAAGCCTTCGAAGGCATTCGAGGGAATCATAGACAGACATCCGCAGCCGATGAACTTTGTCCCAAAAATCGTCGAGAGACAGATGAGAAACCTCAAAGAAAAGGCCACGCTTCAGGACAAACAGCTCAGAACAGAAGAATTCATTTCCCAACATATCCAGCTATAA
- a CDS encoding Cell wall synthesis protein KRE9: MRTIYWFYSLVFLWTGVFADVKPVSPSSGDTFTVDGSTVKFNVTFKDDGESPSIKDALSFTLLLMTGPNNDIEQRASLASSITLSDLDDDTYQASVAASVGADGYYYVQIYADYGSESYTIHYTDRFKLEGMTGTLKTSGTGDPPDAQQISVQQSINSAWFTIPYTKQTGKTRYAPMQTQPGSTVTATTWSRRFPASSVTYYSTISGTPVVHSTITAGWSYTMSSLTNYATPAPFPSEVGWYAPSKRLQSATLDSSYRKMKKRRWDD; encoded by the coding sequence ATGCGGACGATATATTGGTTTTATTCGCTGGTCTTTTTGTGGACGGGTGTGTTCGCAGACGTGAAGCCTGTGTCGCCAAGCTCGGGCGACACTTTCACGGTTGACGGCTCCACCGTGAAGTTTAACGTTAccttcaaagacgacgGCGAATCGCCTAGCATCAAGGACGCTCTTTCATTCACTCTGCTGCTCATGACCGGTCCGAACAACGATATCGAGCAAAGAGCTAGCCTGGCATCATCCATCACATTAAGCGACCTCGACGACGATACGTACCAGGCGTCCGTGGCAGCTAGCGTTGGTGCAGACGGATACTACTACGTTCAAATTTATGCAGACTACGGCTCGGAGTCCTACACGATTCACTACACGGACAGATTCAAGCTGGAAGGTATGACTGGTACTTTGAAGACTTCGGGTACTGGCGATCCTCCTGACGCTCAGCAGATTAGTGTGCAGCAGTCCATCAACTCTGCCTGGTTCACCATACCATATACGAAACAGACGGGGAAAACGAGATACGCTCCAATGCAGACTCAGCCTGGAAGCACAGTGACGGCCACCACGTGGTCCAGAAGGTTCCCTGCCTCCTCTGTGACGTACTACTCCACCATCTCAGGAACTCCTGTTGTTCACTCGACTATCACCGCCGGCTGGTCGTACACTATGAGTTCTCTCACGAACTACGCCACGCCTGCGCCATTCCCGAGCGAGGTCGGCTGGTACGCCCCAAGCAAACGGTTACAGAGCGCGACGTTGGACAGTTCCTACAGAAAGATGAAGAAACGGAGATGGGACGATTAA
- a CDS encoding IMP-specific 5'-nucleotidase 1, translating into MTSRYRVEYALKEHRRDGLIEWIKGLLATPFVLYAVKSNGISAVDDLMVNSEAKRRYAEIFHDLELLIDDNIEMTKAGTPELSRLVQLVPSVGNFFTRLPLEKAFYIEDERRAISKRRLVAPSFNDVRLILNTAQLLEMSRFFHSKTIRDRKLQLITFDGDITLYDDGKNFDAESPILPHLIKLMAKDLYVGIVTAAGYSDATKYYERLKGLIDAVQTSPLLRGHQRENLLIMGGEANYLFRYSNEEQKLRFYSKDRWLLENMLNWSEEDILLTLDFAQEVLNDLVHKLGAPATVVRKERAVGLVPLQGYKLIREQLEEIVLRVDKRLKQFPPAKKIRWCAFNGGSDIWVDIGDKAYGVRVLQKFISSNDKIDIKAENTLHVGDQFNSLGSNDYASRTAATTCWVSSPDETKNLLIDLVKYIDDWATY; encoded by the coding sequence ATGACTAGTCGCTACAGAGTGGAGTATGCACTCAAGGAACACCGTCGAGACGGCCTCATAGAGTGGATAAAGGGCCTGTTGGCCACGCCGTTCGTCCTGTACGCGGTGAAGAGCAACGGCATCTCCGCCGTGGACGATCTCATGGTGAACTCTGAGGCAAAACGCCGTTACGCAGAAATCTTCCACGACCTCGAACTCCTCATCGACGACAACATTGAAATGACCAAAGCCGGCACCCCCGAATTGTCTCGGCTCGTGCAGCTGGTTCCGAGCGTTGGCAACTTTTTCACCAGACTGCCTCTGGAAAAGGCCTTCTacatcgaggacgagcgCCGCGCCATCAGCAAACGCCGGCTTGTGGCGCCCTCGTTCAACGACGTCCGGCTCATCCTCAACACGGCCCAGCTGTTGGAGATGTCGCGGTTCTTCCATTCCAAAACCATCCGAGATCGCAAGCTGCAGCTCATAACATTCGATGGTGACATCACACTGTACGACGACGGCAAAAATTTCGATGCCGAGTCGCCCATCTTACCCCACCTCATCAAGCTAATGGCCAAAGACCTTTATGTGGGTATCGTCACCGCGGCCGGCTACAGCGACGCGACCAAGTACTACGAGCGCCTCAAGGGCCTCATCGACGCTGTCCAGACGTCCCCGCTGCTCAGAGGCCACCAGAGAGAGAACCTTCTTATTATGGGCGGCGAGGCAAATTATCTTTTCCGGTACAGTAacgaggagcagaaatTACGTTTCTACTCCAAAGACAGATGGCTGCTCGAGAACATGCTGAATTGGTCCGAGGAGGACATTCTCCTAACACTGGACTTTGCGCAGGAGGTCCTAAACGACCTGGTTCACAAATTGGGCGCGCCAGCCACCGTGGTCCGCAAGGAGCGGGCCGTCGGCCTGGTTCCACTGCAGGGCTACAAGCTGATCCgcgagcagctcgaggagatcgTTCTTCGCGTCGACAAACGTCTCAAACAGTTCCCACCCGCCAAGAAGATCCGTTGGTGCGCTTTCAACGGCGGCTCGGACATCTGGGTTGACATTGGCGATAAAGCGTACGGTGTGAGGGTGCTCCAAAAATTTATCAGTTCCAACGATAAGATCGACATCAAGGCCGAGAACACCCTGCACGTCGGCGACCAGTTCAACTCTCTCGGATCGAACGACTACGCCAGCCGCACGGCAGCAACCACATGCTGGGTGTCTAGTCCGGACGAGACGAAGAACCTGCTCATAGACTTAGTTAAGTACATCGACGACTGGGCCACCTACTGA
- a CDS encoding Anthranilate synthase component 2 — MPAASKNVVMIDNYDSFTWNLYEYLCQEGANVEVFRNDQITIPEIEQLKPDVVVISPGPGHPRTDSGISRDVISHFKGKIPVFGVCMGQQCIFEEFGGDVEYAGEIVHGKTSTVKHDNKGNVQKRSARCCCHQIPLAGRKRSSRFRTVWRLLLAQTTGSLWV, encoded by the coding sequence ATGCCGGCCGCTTCCAAGAACGTTGTCATGATCGACAACTACGACTCGTTTACCTGGAACCTGTATGAGTACCTGTGTCAGGAGGGAGCCAATGTCGAGGTTTTCAGGAACGATCAGATCACCATTCCCGAgattgagcagctcaagcCGGACGTTGTGGTGATATCCCCCGGTCCGGGCCATCCAAGAACGGACTCGGGAATATCTCGCGACGTGATCAGCCATTTCAAAGGCAAGATCCCTGTCTTTGGCGTCTGTATGGGCCAGCAGTGTATCTTCGAGGAGTTTGGCGGAGACGTCGAGTATGCGGGCGAGATTGTCCATGGAAAAACGTCCACTGTTAAGCACGACAACAAGGGGAAtgttcaaaaacgttcCGCAAGATGTTGCTGTCACCAGATACCACTCGCTGGCCGGAAACGCTCAAGTCGCTTCCGGACTGTCTGGAGATTACTGCTCGCACAGACAACGGGATCATTATGGGTGTGA
- a CDS encoding mitochondrial 54S ribosomal protein YmL38/YmL34: MIFLKTMLRVVDNSGAELVECIKVLGKKPTNHANIGDKVVVVVQNAKSLNQHLTGASASNRVKRGDICRAVIVRTKSPTLRPDGSVIRFDDNACVLINQKDEPIGTRVNGVVARELRRKNFNKLVSLAPKVV; this comes from the coding sequence ATGATCTTCCTCAAAACTATGCTGCGGGTTGTGGACAACTCTGGCGCAGAGCTTGTCGAGTGCATCAAGGTTCTTGGCAAGAAGCCAACCAACCACGCCAACATCGGCGACAAGGTCGTTGTCGTTGTCCAGAACGCAAAGTCTCTCAACCAGCATCTCACAGGCGCAAGTGCCAGCAACAGAGTGAAGAGAGGTGACATCTGTCGCGCGGTGATTGTGCGCACGAAGTCGCCAACCCTCAGACCTGACGGAAGTGTGATAAGATTCGACGACAACGCATGTGTCCTGATCAACCAAAAGGACGAGCCAATCGGAACGAGAGTGAACGGAGTGGTTGCTAGAGAGCTTAGACGTAAGAACTTCAACAAACTTGTGTCCTTGGCTCCAAAAGTGGTGTAA
- a CDS encoding Alcohol oxidase, which produces MAIPDEFDIIVVGGGSTGCCVAGRLANLDDQNLTVALIEGGENNINNPWVYLPGVYPRNMRLDSKTATFYSSRPSKALNGRRAIVPCANILGGGSSINFLMYTRASASDYDDWESEGWSTDELLPLIKKIETYQRPCNNRDLHGFDGPIKVSFGNYTYPTCQDFLRAAESQGIPVVDDLEDFKTSHGAEHWLKWINRDLGRRSDSAHAYIHPTMRNKQSLFLITSTKCDKVIIEDGKAVAVKTVPMKPLNPKKPVSRTFRARKQIVISCGTISSPLVLQRSGIGAAHHLRSVGIKPIVDLPGVGENFQDHYCFFTPYYVKPDVPTFDDFVRGDPVAQKAAFDQWYSNKDGPLTTNGIEAGVKIRPTEEELATADEDFRRGYADYFENKPDKPLMHYSVISGFFGDHTKIPNGKFMTMFHFLEYPFSRGFVRVTSANPYDAPDFDTGFLNDERDLWPMVWAYKKSRETARRMESFAGEVTSHHPLFKVDSPARARDLDLETCSAYAGPNHLTANLYHGSWTVPIGKPSPKNEFHVTSNQVQLHSDIEYSEEDDEAIVNYIKEHTETTWHCLGTCSMAPREGSKIAPKGGVLDARLNVYGVQNLKVADLSVCPDNVGCNTYSTALTIGEKAATLVAEDLGYSGSDLDMTIPNFKLGTYEETGLARF; this is translated from the coding sequence ATGGCCATTCCTGACGAATTCGATATCATTGTTGTTGGTGGAGGTTCCACCGGCTGCTGCGTTGCCGGCAGACTCGCAAACCTCGACGACCAAAACCTCACAGTTGCCCTGATCGAGGGTGGTGAGaacaacatcaacaacccTTGGGTCTACCTTCCCGGAGTGTATCCTAGAAACATGAGACTCGACTCCAAGACAGCCACTTTCTACTCGTCCAGACCATCGAAGGCTCTGAACGGCAGAAGAGCAATCGTTCCTTGCGCCAACATCCTCGGAGGTGGCTCGTCCATCAACTTCCTGATGTACACCAGAGCCTCTGCTTCCGACTACGACGACTGGGAGTCCGAGGGATGGAGCACCGACGAGTTGCTGCCtctgatcaaaaaaatcgaaaCTTACCAACGTCCTTGCAACAACAGAGATCTGCACGGCTTTGACGGCCCAATTAAGGTTTCCTTCGGAAACTACACGTATCCTACGTGTCAAGACTTCCTGAGAGCAGCGGAGTCGCAAGGAATTCCTGTCGTGGACGACCTGGAGGACTTCAAGACATCGCATGGTGCAGAGCACTGGCTGAAGTGGATTAACAGGGACCTGGGTAGAAGATCCGACTCTGCGCACGCCTACATCCACCCAACCATGAGAAACAAGCAGAGCCTGTTCCTCATCACCTCCACCAAGTGTGACAAGGTGATCATCGAGGACGGCAAGGCTGTGGCCGTGAAAACAGTGCCAATGAAGCCTCTGAACCCTAAGAAGCCTGTCTCCAGAACCTTCAGAGCCAGAAAGCAGATTGTGATTTCTTGCGGAACCATCTCGTCGCCTCTGGTGCTCCAGAGATCTGGTATTGGTGCAGCCCACCACTTGAGATCCGTGGGAATTAAGCCAATCGTCGACCTGCCAGGTGTGGGTGAGAACTTCCAGGACCACTACTGTTTCTTCACTCCATACTACGTCAAGCCTGACGTTCCAACGTTCGACGACTTTGTCAGGGGTGACCCGGTTGCTCAGAAGGCCGCTTTCGACCAGTGGTACTCCAACAAGGACGGTCCATTGACCACCAACGGTATTGAAGCCGGAGTTAAGATCAGACCTAccgaagaggagctggctACCGCCGACGAGGACTTCAGACGCGGCTACGCAGACTACTTTGAGAACAAGCCAGACAAGCCTCTGATGCACTATTCCGTCATTTCCGGCTTCTTTGGAGACCACACCAAGATTCCTAACGGCAAGTTCATGACCATGTTCCACTTCCTGGAGTATCCATTCTCCAGAGGATTTGTCAGAGTCACCTCGGCAAACCCATACGACGCTCCTGATTTCGACACCGGCTTCCTCAACGACGAAAGAGACCTGTGGCCTATGGTCTGGGCATACAAGAAGTCCAGAGAGACTGCCAGAAGAATGGAGAGCTTTGCCGGAGAGGTCACCTCGCACCACCCATTGTTCAAGGTTGACTCGccagccagagccagagacCTGGACCTCGAGACATGCAGTGCATATGCCGGTCCTAACCACCTCACTGCCAACTTGTACCACGGCTCGTGGACCGTTCCTATTGGCAAGCCTTCGCCTAAGAACGAGTTCCACGTGACCTCGAACCAGGTCCAACTGCACTCCGACATCGAGTACtccgaggaggacgatgaGGCCATCGTCAACTACATCAAGGAGCACACCGAGACCACTTGGCACTGCCTGGGTACCTGCTCGATGGCCCCAAGAGAGGGTAGCAAGATTGCTCCTAAGGGAGGTGTCTTGGACGCCAGACTGAACGTTTACGGAGTCCAGAACCTCAAGGTTGCGGACCTTTCTGTTTGTCCCGACAACGTTGGATGCAACACCTACTCTACTGCATTGACCATCGGTGAGAAGGCTGCCACTCTTGTTGCTGAAGATCTTGGCTACTCAGGCTCCGACCTGGACATGACGATTCCAAACTTCAAACTCGGAACTTACGAGGAGACCGGACTTGCCAGATTCTAA
- a CDS encoding DNA-directed RNA polymerase II subunit RPB2, whose protein sequence is MSFNESMYDVPEYEMITTEDCWTVISSFFEEKGLVSQQLDSFEEFIESSIQELVLEDKKLILDQPAQHITEDDDVNRRYEITFGDIFLSKPSQTEADGTTSTLLPQEARLRNLTYSAPLYVEMKKMVKESIDDDDVVTTQVVWYREGEITRYRNGEIEQDEMVIMPPNFDDDSDDIIEERHGIKVHRSGAESQTIFIGKVPIMLKSKFCSLYGLSEDELYEIRECPFDMGGYFIINGSEKVLIAQERSAANIVQVFKKSPPSPVSHIAELRSALEKGSRLISSIQVKLARGGASNFKSGGVGRSIKATLPYIKADIPIVIVFRALGVIEDGDILQHICYDENDWQMLEMLKPCIEEGFLIQSQEVALDYIGRRGNSIGIKKERRIQYAKDILQREFLPHISQDSGYETNKAYFLGYIVNRLLLCALERKEPDDRDHFGKKRLDLAGPLLANLFRILFRKLSRDIYRYMQRCIERGDDFNIVSAVKSNTITSGLKYSLATGNWGEQKKAMSSRAGVSQVLNRYTYSSTLSHLRRTNTPIGRDGKLAKPRQLHNTHWGLVCPAETPEGQACGLVKNLSLMACASVGSASEPITYLLEEWGLEPLSDYEPQEHKNATRVFLNGNWVGTHRDPAMLVETMRQLRRSGTISPEVSLIRDIREREFKIFTDAGRIYRPLFIVDNDPDSEHKGELKLTKEHCRKILDREVEEIVQDEEFDDEGQPLGPVQRVFGWDSLLSNGIIEYLDAEEEETVLIAMSPEDLISSASAEVQKAERDLDPAKRIKNVVKAHSFTHCEIHPSMILGVAASIIPFPDHNQSPRNTYQSAMGKQAMGVFLTNYSVRMDTMANILYYPQKPLAKTQSMEYLKFRELPAGQNAIVAIACYSGYNQEDSMIMNQSSIDRGLFRSLFFRSYMDQERRSGISVVEEFEKPMRSSTLGFKQGTYEKLDDDGLIAPGVRVSGDDIIIGKTVPIPPDTEELGQRTKYHTKRDASTPLRTTESGIVDQVLLTTNAEGLKFAKVRMRTTKVPQIGDKFASRHGQKGTIGITYRHEDMPFTAQGIVPDLIINPHAIPSRMTVAHLIECLLSKVASMRGYEGDATPFTDLTVDAVSKLLRENGYQSRGFEVMYNGHTGKKLMAQVFFGPTYYQRLRHMVDDKIHARARGPYQNLTRQPMEGRARDGGLRFGEMERDCMIAHGAAGFLKERLMDSSDAFRVHICGICGLMSVIANLKKNQFECKSCKNKTNIYQIHIPYAAKLLFQELMSMNIAPRLYTQKSGVTTR, encoded by the coding sequence ATGTCTTTCAACGAAAGTATGTATGACGTCCCAGAATACGAGATGATCACGACGGAAGACTGTTGGACAGTcatctcgtcgttcttcGAGGAAAAAGGTCTTGTCtcgcagcagctggactcGTTCGAAGAGTTTATCGAGTCGTCTATTCAGGAACTGGTTCTTGAAGATAAAAAATTGATCCTTGATCAACCAGCACAGCATATCACAGAGGATGACGACGTGAACAGAAGATACGAGATCACGTTCGgagatatttttctttcaaaacctTCTCAGACAGAAGCCGACGGTACCACCAGTACTCTTCTCCCGCAAGAGGCAAGATTGAGAAACCTCACCTACTCTGCTCCTTTGTACGTcgaaatgaagaaaatgGTCAAAGAAAGTATagatgacgatgatgtGGTGACGACGCAAGTTGTTTGGTACAGAGAGGGCGAGATCACCAGATATAGAAacggcgagatcgagcaggaCGAAATGGTGATTATGCCTCCTAATTTTGACGATGACAGCGACGATATCATAGAAGAGAGACATGGCATCAAGGTGCATCGCTCTGGTGCTGAGTCACAAACGATTTTCATAGGTAAGGTGCCGATTATGTTGAAGTCCAAGTTCTGTTCTCTGTATGGTCTTTCGGAGGACGAACTATATGAAATCAGAGAATGTCCATTTGATATGGGAGGATACTTCATCATCAACGGTTCCGAGAAGGTTTTGATTGCCCAGGAGAGATCTGCAGCCAATATTGTGCaagttttcaaaaaatcTCCTCCGTCTCCAGTGTCCCACATTGCTGAGCTCAGATCCGCGTTGGAGAAAGGTTCGAGACTCATTTCCTCTATCCAGGTCAAGCTTGCAAGAGGAGGTGCTTCCAACTTCAAGAGCGGTGGTGTGGGGAGATCGATCAAGGCTACTCTTCCATATATAAAGGCTGATATTCCGATCGTGATTGTGTTTAGAGCTTTGGGTGTGATCGAGGACGGAGATATTCTGCAGCACATTTGTTACGATGAGAATGATTGGCAGATGCTTGAGATGTTGAAGCCTTGTATCGAAGAAGGATTTTTGATTCAATCGCAGGAAGTCGCCCTGGATTACAtcggaagaagaggaaacTCGATTGGtatcaagaaagagagaCGTATCCAGTACGCCAAGGACATTTTGCAGCGTGAGTTCCTTCCTCACATTTCGCAAGATTCCGGTTACGAAACCAATAAAGCTTATTTCCTTGGTTACATTGTCAACAGACTGCTTTTGTGCGCTTTAGAAAGAAAAGAACCAGATGACAGAGATCATTTCGGTAAGAAGAGATTGGACCTTGCTGGTCCGTTGCTAGCCAACCTGTTCAGAATTCTATTCAGAAAACTGTCTAGAGACATCTACAGATACATGCAGAGATGTATTGAGAGAGGTGACGACTTCAACATTGTCAGTGCTGTGAAGTCCAACACCATCACCTCTGGTCTGAAGTACTCTCTCGCTACCGGAAACTGGGGAGAGCAGAAGAAGGCCATGAGCAGTAGAGCTGGTGTCTCTCAGGTGTTGAACAGATACACGTACTCTTCCACATTATCGCATTTAAGAAGAACCAACACGCCTATCGGAAGAGACGGTAAGCTGGCCAAGCCACGTCAATTGCATAATACACACTGGGGTCTCGTCTGTCCTGCCGAGACTCCTGAAGGACAGGCCTGTGGTCTGGTGAAGAACTTGTCGTTAATGGCTTGTGCCTCCGTTGGTTCCGCTTCCGAGCCTATCACTTACttgctggaggagtggGGATTGGAACCGTTATCTGACTACGAGCCACAGGAGCACAAGAACGCAACGAGAGTGTTTTTGAACGGAAACTGGGTCGGAACGCACAGAGACCCCGCCATGTTGGTTGAAACTATGAGACAACTCAGAAGAAGTGGTACCATTTCTCCAGAGGTCTCTTTAATTAGAGACATTAGAGAGAGAGAGTTCAAGATCTTTACCGATGCAGGAAGAATCTATAGACCGCTGTTCATTGTCGATAACGATCCTGATAGCGAGCACAAGGGTGAGTTGAAGTTGACGAAAGAGCACTGCCGTAAAATCTTGGACAGAGAAGTGGAGGAGATTGTGCAGGATGAGGAATTTGACGACGAGGGTCAGCCTTTGGGTCCTGTTCAAAGAGTGTTCGGTTGGGactccttgttgagcaaTGGTATTATCGAGTATCTTGAtgcagaggaggaggagacGGTTTTGATCGCCATGTCTCCAGAAGACCTGATCTCTTCTGCCAGCGCAGAAGTACAGAAGGCCGAGCGTGACTTGGATCCTGCGAAGAGAATCAAAAACGTTGTGAAGGCCCACTCCTTTACTCACTGTGAGATTCATCCGTCGATGATTCTCGGTGTTGCTGCCTCGATCATTCCGTTCCCAGACCACAACCagtctccaagaaacacCTACCAGTCTGCGATGGGCAAGCAGGCCATGGGAGTTTTCTTGACGAACTACAGTGTCAGAATGGACACCATGGCGAATATCTTATACTATCCGCAAAAGCCATTGGCAAAGACGCAGTCTATGGAGTACCTGAAATTTAGAGAGCTTCCTGCTGGACAGAATGCCATAGTGGCCATTGCCTGCTACTCTGGTTACAATCAGGAAGACTCGATGATTATGAACCAATCGTCTATTGACCGTGGTTTGTTCAGATcgctctttttcagatcctACATGGATCAGGAGAGAAGAAGCGGTATATCTGTGGTggaggagtttgaaaaGCCAATGCGTTCCAGCACCCTGGGCTTCAAACAGGGCACCTACGAGAAGCTCGACGATGACGGATTGATTGCTCCTGGTGTTCGTGTTTCCGGAGACGATATTATCATTGGTAAAACCGTTCCTATTCCGCCAGACACGGAGGAGCTTGGCCAAAGAACTAAATACCACACAAAGAGAGACGCCTCGACTCCACTGAGAACGACCGAGAGCGGAATCGTTGACCAAGTGCTTTTGACCACCAACGCCGAAGGACTCAAGTTTGCCAAGGTCAGAATGAGAACCACCAAGGTGCCGCAGATTGGAGACAAGTTTGCCTCTAGACACGGTCAGAAGGGTACCATAGGTATCACGTATAGACACGAAGACATGCCCTTTACGGCACAGGGCATTGTTCCGGACCTGATCATCAACCCGCATGCCATTCCTTCCCGTATGACAGTCGCCCACTTGATCGAGTGTTTGCTGTCCAAGGTGGCCTCGATGAGAGGTTACGAAGGAGACGCCACTCCATTCACGGACCTGACTGTGGATGCGGTGTCGAAACTCCTAAGAGAGAATGGCTACCAGAGCAGAGGTTTCGAAGTGATGTACAACGGACACACCGGTAAGAAGCTCATGGCGCAGGTGTTCTTTGGTCCTACCTACTACCAGAGACTGAGACATATGGTGGACGACAAGATTCacgccagagccagaggaCCATACCAGAACCTTACCCGTCAACCTATGGAGGGTAGAGCTAGAGATGGAGGACTCAGATTCGGAGAAATGGAGCGTGACTGTATGATTGCGCACGGTGCGGCCGGGTTCCTGAAGGAGAGACTGATGGACTCGTCTGATGCTTTCCGAGTCCACATTTGTGGTATCTGTGGTTTGATGAGCGTCATTGCcaatttgaagaaaaatCAATTTGAATGCAAGTCTTGTAAGAATAAGACCAACATTTACCAGATCCATATCCCATATGCCGCCAAGTTGTTATTCCAGGAGCTGATGAGTATGAACATTGCGCCAAGACTGTACACCCAAAAAAGTGGAGTTACCACCAGATAA